The nucleotide window GGACAACAACATCTATTTCACTATCGGGGAAATATCGGTgtattacaaacacacaacgattaaaaattgaacaaaatacacGGCATTGCATAGACACCACCTTACatgttcttcctcttcttctttaaccaaaattaatcattttcgtacttttatttcaaaaccctaacttttgaacCAGAAAAAAGATCTGTTtcaatacaaacacacaaccatcacaagttaaacaaaataaaccaaCCTCAACTGTCAAACAAGTGctgaagttgttgcaacaacttactcagcTGTTGGAAAAAATCTAAATAAAATTCAAACCCTTTCTTCGAAACCCCAAGGAGAACAAAACAAAAGaccaaaaatcataatttcacaaCCACATACACTATTTAACAACACGAAACCCAAACAAGTGGAACAAATAGAAAAGTTTTTGTCAAGCCTAAGAAAAGCCCTTTTTCGAACTCCTAAGGAGAACGAGAAcacaaacaacaccaaaaagCAAATTTCACAACCACATATACTATTTACAAACACACGAGCCGACAACTCGAACAAATACGACAAATAAGGGTTTCTCGAAGCattgaacaacaaaataaacaacattgCGAGACAAACCCATGTTATTCTTCTTCcgataaaatcatcattttctcactttgatttcaaaacctcaactttaaaagaagaaaaatttgagcgattttACACGAGAGAAATGGGGAGTTACGGATTAATTCTTTGAGTCGGCTTTGAAGAGGTTGGACGACGGTTTCAAGAAGCACATTTAGCAGTTGAGATCAGTTCGTGAGTTTGAACGTTGAAAgtttgaaggagcagttgagaTCGATAGTGTGTTTAGAATGAAGTTCGTGTGTTTTGATATGAACCGATGTTGAGTTTAAAATAAATTgggaattgaattaaatagtTTGgaatcttttttatattttataaaagattaacAAGTTTgataaaatacatttttaatcctaatttttttaatcccaaatttaattaagttttgaCTTGATGTGGTCCTACAAGTCACCTCTAGCGATTTCCAAAATTAAAAGTCTACCTTCAGTTAAATTTTCGCAGAAAGCTTAGCCTGAGTGAGATAGCGGATCGAGCAGCAACAATAGTTATTCTTGAAAAAACGCCAGTCACcggctcttcttcttcctcctctaaATGGCGACGCTTTTAAAATGCTACCGACCATTGCTTCCCTTCCAAAGCCGCAAAATACCCATTGCTACCGTTGCCGTTGAATGTTTCAGATACTACTCGAGAAGTCGACCTAGGGTTGTTAGGTGCCTCAGTACAATTGGAAATTCAAAGTCTACAGTGGATATAAAAGGGGGTAATGCCGTTGACGGAACTGACACCGAATTGAGGAATCAGCAGCAACTATGGTTACACAATACTATGACCAAACAAAAAGAAGTATTTATACCTAAAGTCCCCGGAAAAGTTGGAATGTACGTTTGTGGTGTAACGGCTTATGATCTCAGCCATATCGGACATGCTCGCGTTTATGTTTCCTTTGATGTTTTATATAGGTCCGTTACCCCTTTCCTCGCtcattgtatttttttttattgttaaatTTGATTTATTAAGTCAACATCTTGGTAGATAACACTTTCAAAGTTGCAACAACATACCAGTGTAATCCCACTTGTGGGGTCGGGGAGGATAGGGTGTATGTAGACCTTACCCTTATCTTTGGGGGAGGttagagaggctgtttctgatAGACTCTTGGCTCAAAAGAAGGGTATTCAAAGGCAGGatagaaaggaaaataatgACAGCACAATAGCAAAATAGATGAAGTAACAGATATTAGTAAAATTGAAGAATAAGATACCATGCGAATACTAGGTAAGACAACTAAATAAGGAGAAGGTAAGAAGAGAAAGTTCCACTCTTTTTTGAAATTCGATTTATATAGGGAGAATCTTTGTTAATAACAATTTCAAACTTGCAGCATTTAAGTCAAACTCCAATCTTTTTCTAAAAGTCTTGATCTTTGTGGGTAACAATTTCAAACGTGTGCGTGCTGCTGTGAAGTGAGTTTCATGCTagtttagaaaatttgggagatgattaaaattaatcaaattccttAATGATAATGGTTTGGGAGATTTACACTTCGAGGTAACTATAATGTTTAGGTTATTTGACTTCAACCTTTTGGGATTGTTTTAGGTACCCAATTAAATGTACTATCAATTATTCGTGGattcctaaattatttcggggtATTTGGAAGTTTGGTTTGTGTAACTAATCAGATACTTttacttttgtttctttttgaaaTATTAGGCAGATACCTAAATTATTTGGGATATGAAGTCAATTATGTTCGCAACTTCACTGATGTTGATGACAAGGTGATTTACTGTTTTTCTTTCAAGAGCTAATAATATTCAAGCTATTTATATCTGGAAAATTCAGTAGATTATTACTACAGCTAATATTGTTCAGCTGAGGCTCCTATTTTCAAATTCTGTAGATTATTGCTAGAGCAAATGAGCTGGGGGAGGATCCACTCAAATTAAGTAGACGTTTCTGTGAAGAGTTCCACCAAGACATGACTTATGTTCACTGTCTTCCTCCTTCAGTGGAGCCTCGTGTCTCTGATCACATGCCTCATATAATCGATATGATTCGGCAGgttttttcttgatcatttgttcttttctttctgtAATGATTTTTCTTGGTTGGTAGTCGGGAGAAGTTATTGCCTCTTATGGAGTTGGGGAAGCCCTATTTATGTGGGGTTAAATCTTACTTTTTTGCTTTTGGTAGAGTTTATTCTTGATTTCAGCTGTAAAAATTATAAAACAACGCCTTTGATgtacctctctctctctctctctctctctctctctctctgccaTATTTTCTTTTGTGGTCTTATGAACCTTGGACAGAAACTTAGTTTTTTTGCACTGCATAATTCTGGATTACCAAACCTTTCTCTCCTTCCTGTTTCCCCTTTAGATCTACTGGATGCATGGTATAATTCTGGTCCCTGAGATTCTCAAGTACCTTCTTATTATTACCTAGGAGTATGATCTTAATGTGCAAGAATGATGCATAAGACTCAAAGCCAGTTTCAGTTTTATCATTCTGTGAGCTGggtttctttctttgtttagaCTTACCTTCATTCTCCTGCTTATATTCTTGGTTTGATTCCAGGCAGTGTAATATTTTGTTTCCCTAATACCGAGCTTTAACCGTTTTTGTGGTCTTCTGCAACAGATTCTCGATAATGGTTGTGCTTACAGAATCGATGGCGATGTCTACTTTTCTGTAGACAAATTTCCAGAATATGGAAAATTATCTGGCCGAAAACTGGAAGATAATAGGGCAGGAGAGCGTGTAACAGTAGACGCAAGGAAGAAGCATCCAGCTGATTTTGCCTTGTGGAAAGTGAGTTTTTGTAGTTATGCTTGTAAAGTTTCTTACTATTGGCTGTGTCATGTGTCGGATTTTAAGCACATCTTCATATCTTTCACATTCACCATATCCCCTtgtcaaaagaacaaaaagCAAATAAGGGAAAAAATAGGACACCACTaaagaaatatgaaaaaataatgaGTATTCACCGTGTTTCTACTGTTAaaatctttatttcttttcatgtgTGTTATGCGGTTCATCTTAACTACATTCGTTTTTGATTGATACTTATTTTTCTTGTTATGACTTGGTTTTCGAAGTGTGCCCCAGAGATGGGTTTGTTTGTTCCAAGTTGCCACAGTGAAAAATTATCAAACAAGCATTTtacgttaattttttttttttttttaagaagtcAACTGTTCATTCGTCTTGTGTTTCAGACGCTAGCATCACGGAGTGGATGTATTCCCCTCTTTACCCTTAAATGAAAAATCTTCAGCTTGCACCGATTCTGAGATCAGTTGAATGGACTATTTGGTTTGGTCACTAAATTTTATGAGAAAAGTAGAGATGAATAACTCATATGCAATCATGAAAAGAAACTCTTAAGATATTGCTGGGGCATCTTTTACCTACTGCAATTTCTTTTTTGGCAAAGATAGTCATTGTTTTGATGGTTTTGAAACCCgtaagggtggctcagttggttgagcatgggactttcataatggaggtctcaagttcgaaacccCTGCCTACGAtagcaggggatttgccttctgggtcgagttCGTCGCACGGTGCTTGCCTAGTGCTGCTTACCTCTTCTGTGTGGTTTGTGAGatattgcacaggagctgggtttaccctatgcgcacccgaagggtagcggccgCAGATTCCCATGTCATccgaaaaaaagaagaagacattTATCCTTTATGTGGAAAATGCCAAATGCTCATTTCTTTTCATCTAagtctttatattattatcactAATAAAAAGAATCACAACACACATGTATTCCTCTGTTTACCTGTTAAATGAtaagtcttcacagctttcGCCGATTCTGTAATCATTTGAATGGACTATCTGGTTTGGTCACTAAATTTTATGAAAAGGTAGAGATGAATAGCTCAAGTCCGACTCCAATCATGACAAGAAACTGTTAGAAATTGGGAAAGCCACTGTTTTGATGGTTTTGAGCCATTCTCTGACATTTGTCCATGATGTGGAGAATGCCAAATGCTTCTTGCATTTCTGTTAAGTCTTTTTCTATtatcaataaaaaaaagaatcatatcAGAATTTCAATGTGAAATAGGTGCTGTTTGGTAGTTCTGCTTAACATGAAATCGCAGAATGTCTGGGGTGGCCAAGTAAACCGTGGCACACTCATTTGAATATCCATTATTCCATTCCACGTGAGGCGGTAACAGAGAGAAGCAACAATTAATGGTTGAGTTGGCACAGGAAAAATCTAGTCAGCACTCTGTTTCTTTGAAATTTAGTTCACATGCAAGAAAGTTTACTTGTGGTTGCGATAACAGTCTTGTGTCATTTAGAGATGGTAAGTTATCAGTtatttaaattaacaaaaaatgaCACTTGAATAGTTGTATGACACATTTTAAACTTGTTTGTTGACGAATTGACTTTTTAACTACCTTACATCAGTGGCTCcctttattttcaatttttaatttaatgatCCTTCCTTGCCGAGCGTTTCTCCTGAATGCCATTGTCTCCTTTTTTTTGAATTCATGTATCAAGCTTTGAAAAAAGTGTGCAACTGAGTTAATTGTTGTTTAGTTACCGGAGATATGGAGATTTGAGCTGATGTTTTCTCGGCCGCTGCTTCTATTGATATCTATTCTCTCATGCAGTCTGCCAAAGAGGGAGAACCTTTCTGGGAGAGTCCCTGGGGTCCAGGAAGACCTGGATGGCATATTGAGTGCAGTGCCATGAGTGCTGCATATTTAGGATATTCTTTCGACATTCATGGTGGGGGGATGGATCTCGTATTTCCTCACCATGAAAATGAAATTGCCCAGAGCTGTGCTACTTGTAGGAAGAGCAACATTACTTATTGGATACACAATGGCTTTGTCAACATTGATTCTGAGAAAATGTCGAAGTCACTGGGGAATTTTTTTACAATTCGGCAGGTATAATGGGAGGAAAGTTGTGCTTCACTTACAGAATTGATATTTTAAAGGTTATTTGTTCCGTTCTTTTCGTCTTTCTAGCTTTTGATGTTTCTATATGTTGTTTTTCTTCAGGTGATTGATCTTTATCACCCATTGGCACTGAGGCTTTTCTTAATTGGGACACATTATAGATCTCCAATCAATTATACAATTGTACAGATTGAGAGTGCATCTGACCGCCTTTTTTACATATATCAGGTACTTTGATTCACAATCTCTAATTTGTCTGGTAAATGAATAATTACCCATGATGTTCTAGTGTGTATTGAAGAGAGTGTCGTTCGTGGAGAATCATATTATGTTGTGGATTGTCTTCTAGCTAGGTATAGAATTCAGGGTAAATGTAAGTCACCTCAGTATGCATAGCTCAAGAACTCCCTCCTAAGAAAAAACACTCCTTTGTCCAAATTAGTCTTTAACTTTTATTCAAATTTCTATTTGTActaaaaattattcaaaatttgaatGATATCCAAGAGCAGCTATTCCTCTAACTTTGGTGTTTGCTTACGAGTTTGTCCTTCATATCAGATAAAGCAGATATTAACCTGAGTATTGTCTTTGGTGATAGGCACTATATGATTGTCAAATTCTTCTCTGCCAGCATGATGGGGCAAGTTGGAAGGATTCTATTCCTGCAGAAACTGctagttgtataaataaattcCAAGATGAAGTTTTAGCTTCAATGTCAGATGATCTTCACACTCCTGTTGCATTGGCAGCAATGTCGGACCCATTGAAGTTGATCAATGATCTCTTACATACACGAAAGGTACTTTTGCTTCAACTGAAGTACAAATCAGGATCCTCTTCCCTGTCCATACACACTCGAAGCTATTTTTTCTTCATCTGAAATGCAAATCAACACTCTCCCTTGCTGAAAATTTTAAAACGGTCAACAAGGTAGTGTAACGAATGCTTTGTTTTCACCGTCATGCTTTAATATGGGACTAGTATTAGTTTAActgtttttatcattttttttaaaggtaaTCTCAATCAAAAACGTgaatgttcatatatatatatatatatattttgatgacAAGGGAACCAACAGTCTCTACCCTTCGGGTGTGCACAAGGTAAACCCCGCTGCTGTGCAATagcccgcaaaccacacaggagaggtaaCACGGACTAGGCAAGCCATGTGCCACGAGCTTGACCTGGAATGCCATCCCCTGCTAtcgtaggcagggggtttcgaacctgagacctccattatggtagccccatgctcaaccaactgagccacccttgcgggtgaatattcacatatatatatatatatatatatatatatatatatatatatatatatataactggcATAATTATTGTGGAAAGTGAACAAATTTTTTGGGAGATCGGTCATATTAGTGTAATGGCCTGGTATCAATGGGCTAAAGCTGGGTCAAGTTTCTTGCATTCAGAGATGACTAGCATGGTTTTGAGTTCAATTCatcttcttttcttattttcactGGTTTCAGCTAGCTGTGGGAATTAATTCAAAGGTTAAAAGCTTTTGTCTTTTGGCCTGTTCATTAAGGAGCCATTTAGCTTTCACCAATTAGTGCAATGTTGTGTTAGTCATGT belongs to Lycium ferocissimum isolate CSIRO_LF1 unplaced genomic scaffold, AGI_CSIRO_Lferr_CH_V1 ctg10833, whole genome shotgun sequence and includes:
- the LOC132041600 gene encoding cysteine--tRNA ligase, chloroplastic/mitochondrial isoform X1, producing the protein MATLLKCYRPLLPFQSRKIPIATVAVECFRYYSRSRPRVVRCLSTIGNSKSTVDIKGGNAVDGTDTELRNQQQLWLHNTMTKQKEVFIPKVPGKVGMYVCGVTAYDLSHIGHARVYVSFDVLYRYLNYLGYEVNYVRNFTDVDDKIIARANELGEDPLKLSRRFCEEFHQDMTYVHCLPPSVEPRVSDHMPHIIDMIRQILDNGCAYRIDGDVYFSVDKFPEYGKLSGRKLEDNRAGERVTVDARKKHPADFALWKSAKEGEPFWESPWGPGRPGWHIECSAMSAAYLGYSFDIHGGGMDLVFPHHENEIAQSCATCRKSNITYWIHNGFVNIDSEKMSKSLGNFFTIRQVIDLYHPLALRLFLIGTHYRSPINYTIVQIESASDRLFYIYQALYDCQILLCQHDGASWKDSIPAETASCINKFQDEVLASMSDDLHTPVALAAMSDPLKLINDLLHTRKGKKQALRIESLAALENTISNVLEMLGLVPASYAEALHELRLKALKRAKLTDDQVHQKITERDTARKNKEYDRSDVIRKDLAAVGIALMDSPEGTTWRPAIPLALQEEQVAAL
- the LOC132041600 gene encoding cysteine--tRNA ligase, chloroplastic/mitochondrial isoform X2 codes for the protein MATLLKCYRPLLPFQSRKIPIATVAVECFRYYSRSRPRVVRCLSTIGNSKSTVDIKGGNAVDGTDTELRNQQQLWLHNTMTKQKEVFIPKVPGKVGMYVCGVTAYDLSHIGHARVYVSFDVLYRYLNYLGYEVNYVRNFTDVDDKIIARANELGEDPLKLSRRFCEEFHQDMTYVHCLPPSVEPRVSDHMPHIIDMIRQILDNGCAYRIDGDVYFSVDKFPEYGKLSGRKLEDNRAGERVTVDARKKHPADFALWKSAKEGEPFWESPWGPGRPGWHIECSAMSAAYLGYSFDIHGGGMDLVFPHHENEIAQSCATCRKSNITYWIHNGFVNIDSEKMSKSLGNFFTIRQVIDLYHPLALRLFLIGTHYRSPINYTIVQIESASDRLFYIYQALYDCQILLCQHDGASWKDSIPAETASCINKFQDEVLASMSDDLHTPVALAAMSDPLKLINDLLHTRKALHELRLKALKRAKLTDDQVHQKITERDTARKNKEYDRSDVIRKDLAAVGIALMDSPEGTTWRPAIPLALQEEQVAAL
- the LOC132041600 gene encoding cysteine--tRNA ligase, chloroplastic/mitochondrial isoform X3, with the protein product MISAISDMLAFMFPLMFYIGRYLNYLGYEVNYVRNFTDVDDKIIARANELGEDPLKLSRRFCEEFHQDMTYVHCLPPSVEPRVSDHMPHIIDMIRQILDNGCAYRIDGDVYFSVDKFPEYGKLSGRKLEDNRAGERVTVDARKKHPADFALWKSAKEGEPFWESPWGPGRPGWHIECSAMSAAYLGYSFDIHGGGMDLVFPHHENEIAQSCATCRKSNITYWIHNGFVNIDSEKMSKSLGNFFTIRQVIDLYHPLALRLFLIGTHYRSPINYTIVQIESASDRLFYIYQALYDCQILLCQHDGASWKDSIPAETASCINKFQDEVLASMSDDLHTPVALAAMSDPLKLINDLLHTRKGKKQALRIESLAALENTISNVLEMLGLVPASYAEALHELRLKALKRAKLTDDQVHQKITERDTARKNKEYDRSDVIRKDLAAVGIALMDSPEGTTWRPAIPLALQEEQVAAL